From the genome of Candidatus Methylopumilus turicensis, one region includes:
- the ccsB gene encoding c-type cytochrome biogenesis protein CcsB — MVLMAATIFAYTKYNAYMDIYETTFLFGAGVVFSVLGWCWKPIRLLLVGIAALSLFSINLYQGDLERANQVFFLKFMIGSQTAVMWMNVLFVLAMLTYWFALFARSTFTGKVATSLTWAAVLMGFVGLMVRWYESYLIAPDVGHIPLSNLYEVFILFCLITSLMYLYYEQRYATKQLGGFVMLVVSAAVGFILWYTFSRHANGIQPLVPALQSYWMKIHVPANFVGYGAFSLAAMVAIAYLLAEKGVMSSRLPGTDVLDDLMYKAISVGFAFFTIATILGAVWAAEAWGGYWSWDAKETWALIVWLNYAAWLHLRLVKGLRGPMLAWWALIGLLVTTFAFLGVNMFLSGLHSYGTL; from the coding sequence ATGGTGCTGATGGCGGCAACGATCTTTGCCTATACAAAATACAATGCCTACATGGACATTTACGAAACAACGTTCTTGTTTGGGGCGGGGGTTGTTTTTAGTGTGCTAGGTTGGTGTTGGAAGCCGATTCGTCTTCTGCTCGTAGGCATTGCTGCCCTTAGTTTGTTTTCTATCAATCTTTACCAAGGAGATCTTGAGCGGGCAAATCAAGTGTTCTTCTTAAAGTTCATGATAGGCAGTCAGACTGCTGTCATGTGGATGAATGTGTTGTTTGTATTGGCCATGCTCACTTATTGGTTTGCGCTATTTGCACGCTCTACATTTACTGGCAAGGTGGCAACTAGTCTCACATGGGCGGCAGTATTGATGGGTTTTGTAGGCTTAATGGTGCGCTGGTATGAGTCATATTTAATTGCACCCGATGTTGGCCATATCCCACTCAGTAACTTGTATGAAGTGTTCATTCTGTTTTGTCTCATCACCTCGTTGATGTATTTATATTACGAGCAACGCTACGCCACTAAACAGTTGGGTGGTTTTGTCATGTTGGTGGTGAGTGCAGCTGTTGGCTTTATCCTTTGGTACACATTTAGTCGTCACGCTAATGGTATTCAACCTTTGGTGCCTGCGCTCCAATCTTATTGGATGAAAATCCATGTGCCAGCGAATTTTGTTGGATACGGCGCCTTCTCCTTAGCTGCAATGGTCGCCATTGCATATTTGCTTGCTGAAAAAGGTGTGATGTCGTCTCGTTTACCAGGAACGGATGTGCTGGATGACTTGATGTACAAAGCGATTTCAGTAGGCTTTGCATTCTTTACCATCGCTACTATTTTGGGTGCAGTTTGGGCGGCAGAGGCCTGGGGTGGTTATTGGTCTTGGGATGCAAAAGAAACATGGGCGCTTATTGTTTGGCTTAACTATGCGGCATGGCTGCACTTACGTTTAGTGAAGGGTCTGCGTGGCCCGATGCTGGCTTGGTGGGCGCTTATTGGTTTGCTAGTTACAACCTTCGCATTCTTGGGGGTGAATATGTTTCTCTCAGGGCTGCACTCTTACGGTACGCTATAG